Proteins from a genomic interval of Oncorhynchus mykiss isolate Arlee chromosome 21, USDA_OmykA_1.1, whole genome shotgun sequence:
- the LOC110500793 gene encoding tetratricopeptide repeat protein 31, whose amino-acid sequence MSERRLAKVSEVEQHPGDIHRMHAVMDFVRVNSHGLNIGYLGLDFVTHEYYSGEDFYDSDYEDHHGRKSYCGFSRNFLSNSSSSYQPTSLHYNQPPKAASKPSPDNPAVRALEALKEYRKSKVKAEKKKIKKIKQKERRLLEKLEKEKQNPVTEVKVDAESKVNESKCNKTSTSAKGALAQGLQDLSVTDSGDSSGESSDAEEESEEESIHSNSEELQLDMTSSFVSKAADIAKRQLEQKPRPEWKEKKKTSQPKEKPNKEMKDVQKNSPVPNTEDIVKKSTELAVIGNQFASSGHFDMAVKYFTDAIKYNPAEFRLFGNRSFCYEKIQDYEKALADAELALNMSPGWVKGLYRKGRALAGLKRYDEAAQALKEVLRLDSSCADAAQELMRVQITQLMGFGFSREQSSNALIIHGNVEKSLEALSKISGILYNGSYPTASVTYPAKVDRVYSTSTTSEFPSAPKPHQAQHSQSLQNRPKTNTPIRRSENFPVATKLYPIWVGNLVPSATEAMIIERFEGAGKIHSIKLLRSRRCAFVNYLDPDCCEIALTFHGMELNGSKILVRYPDRNPTHLGIAKDAQKAQDLPSHSTKECFFWRNLGCNRRPNCPYRHIPEHNGVDKGKDKTSAQ is encoded by the exons ATGTCTGAAAGAAGACTCGCGAAGGTTTCAGAAGTGGAGCAGC ACCCCGGAGACATCCATAGGATG CATGCTGTAATGGATTTTGTAAGAGTGAACTCTCACGGGCTAAACATTGGATATCTTG GTTTGGATTTTGTAACCCATGAATATTACTCGGGTGAAGACTTTTATGACAGTGACTATGAAGATCACCATGGTAGAAAGTCATACTGTGGATTTTCCAGAAACTTCTTATCCAACTCAAGCTCTTCATACCAACCCACCTCTCTGCATTACAATCAACCACCTAAAGCAGCCTCTAAACCTTCTCCAGATAAT CCTGCCGTGAGAGCTCTTGAGGCGTTGAAAGAGTACCGAAAGAGCAAAGTCAAGGCTGAGAAGAAGAAGATTAAGAAAATT AAACAAAAAGAAAGAAGACTGCTTGAGAAGTTGGAAAAAGAAAAACAGAACCCAGTGACAGAAGTCAAG GTTGATGCAGAGAGTAAAGTGAATGAAAGTAAGTGTAACAAGACTAGTACCAGCGCTAAAGGGGCTCTCGCTCAGGGCCTGCAGGACTTGTCTGTTACTGATAGCGGAGACAGCAGCGGAGAGTCCAGCGACGCcgaggaggagagtgaagaggagagCATACACAGCAACTCGGAG GAACTGCAGCTGGATATGACCAGCAGTTTTGTATCCAAGGCTGCTGATATAGCAAAGCGACAACTTGAACAGAAGCCTAGGCCAGAATGGAAGGAGAAAAAGAAAACCAGTCAACCGAAGGAGAAACCAAATAAAGAAATGAAAGATGTACAAAAG AATTCTCCTGTACCCAACACTGAGGATATAGTTAAAAAGAGTACAGAGCTGGCTG taatTGGTAATCAGTTTGCCAGCAGTGGACATTTTGACATGGCTGTTAAGTATTTTACGGATGCAATTAAGTACAACCCTGCAGAGTTTAG GCTGTTTGGCAACCGGTCCTTCTGTTATGAGAAGATCCAGGACTATGAGAAAGCCTTGGCTGATGCGGAGTTAGCCCTCAACATGAGTCCTGGCTGGGTCAAAGGCCTCTACAGAAAAGGCAGAGCTCTGGCAGGGCTGAAG AGATACGACGAAGCCGCCCAGGCCTTAAAGGAAGTGCTGCGTTTGGACAGCTCCTGTGCCGATGCCGCCCAGGAACTTATGAGGGTCCAGATAACACAGCTAATG GGGTTTGGCTTTTCCCGGGAACAGAGCTCAAATGCCTTAATAATTCACGGGAACGTGGAGAAATCACTTGAGGCACTGTCCAAAATATCTG GAATCCTCTATAACGGCAGTTATCCAACTGCAAGTGTTACCTATCCTGCCAAAGTGGACCGTGTCTACAGCACCTCTACAACATCAGAGTTCCCCTCGGCACCAAAACCTCATCAGGCCCAGCATTCACAAAGCCTTCAGAACAGACCCAAGACCAACACCCCCATAAGGAGATCGGAAAACTTTCCTGTAGCAAC TAAATTATACCCTATTTGGGTTGGAAACTTGGTCCCTTCAGCAACGGAGGCTATGATTATAGAGAGATTTGAGGG AGCTGGGAAAATCCATAGTATTAAGCTTCTGCGCTCCAGACGATGTGCTTTTGTTAACTATTTGGACCCAGACTGTTGTGAGATTGCTTTGACTTTTCAT GGGATGGAGCTCAATGGGTCCAAGATCTTAGTGCGCTACCCCGACAGGAACCCAACACACCTGGGCATAGCCAAGGATGCCCAGAAAGCTCAGGACCTGCCTTCCCATAGCAC AAAGGAGTGCTTCTTCTGGAGGAACCTGGGCTGTAACAGGAGGCCAAACTGCCCCTACAGGCACATCCCAGAACACAATGGCGTTGACAAAGGCAAGGACAAGACCTCGGCCCAGTGA